One genomic segment of Methanorbis rubei includes these proteins:
- a CDS encoding type II/IV secretion system ATPase subunit, with the protein MLDRYWLTPPYAYANIYRDEVSHIHYEIVEPKISEKELVVLEETFEHLRSMLVYDTVRKRGEFGLDLGMLRDVISTFDPEITSDRIGVLIYYLNRNFLGYSRLDPLMHDEKIEDITCNGADIPIFLYHRRFANVETNCLFDAVELNKYVLKLAQKADKQLSLTTPLIDAALPDGSRAQLTYSDIISSKGSSFTIRKFKVDPMTPADLIASNTYSADLMAHIWLAVENRKSMIIAGGTASGKTSTMNAASFFIPSVAKIVSIEDTREIQLPHTNWLPMKTRESVANVSGMGNISMFSLLKAALRQRPEYIIVGEVRGEEAQTLFQAMNTGHTTYSTLHAGNVKEAINRLTHNPINVPVAMFGALNLILVQSLLYGEGKGFRRCLSLNEISVGEGGINWQPLFTWDHLTDTFVKSYENSSVFDNIAYQNNWSREQLERKLAVRRTALEQMVACGKTTPPDVEAAIRETIITEQRSR; encoded by the coding sequence GTGCTTGATCGCTACTGGCTCACGCCGCCATATGCCTACGCCAACATCTACCGCGACGAAGTCTCGCACATTCACTATGAGATAGTTGAGCCGAAGATCTCAGAAAAGGAACTCGTCGTGCTCGAAGAAACCTTCGAGCACCTGCGGTCCATGCTGGTCTATGACACTGTTCGCAAACGCGGAGAGTTTGGTCTGGACCTTGGCATGCTTCGTGACGTCATCAGCACCTTTGATCCTGAAATAACATCAGATCGGATCGGTGTTCTCATCTATTACCTCAACCGCAACTTTCTCGGCTACAGCCGGCTCGATCCTCTCATGCACGACGAAAAAATCGAAGACATCACCTGTAACGGTGCTGACATTCCGATTTTTTTGTATCACCGCAGGTTCGCGAACGTTGAGACCAACTGTCTGTTCGACGCGGTCGAGCTGAACAAGTATGTTCTGAAGCTTGCCCAGAAAGCTGACAAACAGTTGTCGCTGACAACGCCTCTTATCGACGCGGCCCTTCCTGACGGCAGCCGGGCACAGCTGACTTACTCGGACATCATCTCCTCCAAAGGAAGTTCGTTCACCATCCGTAAATTCAAAGTCGACCCGATGACGCCTGCTGATCTCATCGCGTCCAACACCTATAGCGCTGATCTCATGGCCCATATCTGGCTTGCTGTTGAGAACCGCAAAAGCATGATCATCGCAGGAGGTACCGCAAGCGGCAAGACCTCGACCATGAACGCGGCGTCCTTTTTCATCCCCTCGGTTGCGAAAATTGTTTCCATCGAAGACACCCGAGAAATTCAGCTGCCGCACACCAACTGGCTGCCGATGAAAACGAGGGAAAGCGTTGCCAATGTTTCCGGCATGGGAAACATCAGCATGTTCTCGCTTCTGAAAGCTGCACTCAGGCAGCGGCCAGAGTACATCATTGTCGGAGAAGTCCGCGGCGAAGAAGCCCAGACACTTTTTCAGGCGATGAACACCGGTCACACCACCTACTCAACGCTGCATGCAGGAAATGTCAAGGAGGCGATCAACCGGCTCACGCATAATCCGATTAACGTTCCGGTCGCCATGTTCGGCGCCTTAAACCTTATTCTGGTTCAAAGTCTGCTCTATGGCGAGGGCAAAGGGTTTCGCCGATGTCTTTCCCTGAACGAGATATCGGTCGGAGAAGGTGGCATCAACTGGCAACCGCTCTTCACCTGGGATCATCTGACGGACACGTTCGTCAAAAGTTACGAAAACTCCTCGGTCTTTGACAATATCGCCTACCAGAACAACTGGTCAAGAGAACAGCTTGAGAGAAAACTTGCAGTCCGAAGGACTGCGCTTGAACAAATGGTTGCCTGCGGAAAAACGACGCCTCCTGATGTCGAAGCCGCGATACGCGAGACGATCATTACGGAACAGAGGAGTCGATGA
- a CDS encoding type II secretion system F family protein, with amino-acid sequence MTETKNFIDRLLFNKQMAGTLRSAHITVPVDQYMMLTVLLTVLSALLMMMVGVLFFVFDISFNPIPFLPQWLVMLFAVVLAPAGVFAALYYYPQLEAQGRKTKIDMDLPYAITYMQALSSTITLYDIFRSVYDAADLYGEVSKECGLIVRDVELFGEDLLTAMENTISVTPSENFRELLNDLMLVYRSGGNLTNFFNAKSESYRELARQELEALLQFLEMIAEIYVTAFVAGPIAIIIMLVAQNLSGQSTLAGIMPLMYIGLPLGAIALIFILYILLPPDNLDITRREVRDSEYGTELLTPGVETAPDAAFIKQLNNRKQMLKLLEIVRHPIKFFISDYTIPMIVGCILAAVVFLSYLTGAFANIFSSFTFQSLICIMGIAAMFPLMTAYEIRRRYVNKVETQLPEFLREIADMRDIGMTLQGAIFMISGNKTGVLSSEIRVVSDELKYGSSLAGALVRMEERIGLVSVKRAISLLVKASEVTDYIREILTIAIADLEHYLKMKSKRLNVSFVYLAVIYLSFGIYLYSAYQMNVAFISSFSAYDISFDLTSNKTDMFHIGIILAFFSGIMAGQLSANSILCGLKHSIILLSATIVMFVFIL; translated from the coding sequence ATGACCGAAACAAAAAATTTCATTGACCGGCTTCTCTTCAACAAACAGATGGCCGGAACGCTTCGTTCAGCCCACATCACCGTTCCGGTCGATCAGTACATGATGCTGACCGTTCTTCTTACGGTTCTTTCAGCTCTCCTCATGATGATGGTCGGAGTTCTGTTCTTTGTCTTTGACATCAGCTTCAATCCGATTCCGTTTCTTCCCCAGTGGCTTGTGATGCTGTTCGCTGTAGTCCTCGCCCCTGCCGGCGTTTTTGCCGCACTCTACTACTATCCGCAGCTTGAGGCGCAGGGAAGAAAAACGAAAATCGACATGGACCTGCCGTATGCAATCACCTACATGCAGGCCCTTTCTTCCACGATCACGCTCTACGACATTTTCCGCAGCGTCTACGACGCGGCTGATCTCTACGGCGAAGTCTCCAAAGAGTGCGGACTCATCGTCCGGGATGTGGAGTTGTTCGGCGAGGACCTTCTGACCGCGATGGAGAACACCATCTCGGTCACACCTTCGGAAAACTTTCGCGAACTCTTGAACGATCTGATGCTGGTCTACCGCTCGGGCGGCAACCTCACGAACTTTTTCAATGCAAAGTCTGAGTCGTACCGCGAACTCGCAAGACAGGAGCTTGAAGCACTGCTGCAGTTTCTGGAGATGATCGCAGAAATTTATGTGACCGCGTTTGTCGCAGGACCCATTGCTATCATCATCATGCTGGTCGCCCAAAATCTTTCCGGCCAGAGTACACTTGCAGGAATCATGCCTCTGATGTACATCGGGCTTCCGCTCGGAGCAATTGCTCTCATCTTCATTCTCTACATTCTTCTGCCGCCCGACAACCTTGACATCACCCGCCGCGAAGTAAGAGACAGCGAGTACGGCACTGAACTTCTCACTCCGGGCGTTGAGACAGCACCTGATGCCGCGTTCATCAAACAGCTGAACAACCGCAAGCAGATGCTCAAACTTCTCGAAATTGTCAGGCACCCGATCAAATTTTTCATCTCAGACTACACGATCCCGATGATTGTCGGTTGCATTCTTGCAGCTGTTGTGTTCCTCTCCTACCTGACCGGAGCGTTTGCAAACATCTTTTCCAGTTTCACCTTCCAGTCTCTCATCTGCATTATGGGAATAGCCGCGATGTTTCCTCTGATGACTGCGTATGAGATCCGCCGCAGATATGTGAACAAGGTTGAGACCCAGCTGCCGGAATTTCTGCGTGAGATTGCTGACATGCGTGATATCGGCATGACCCTTCAGGGAGCCATCTTCATGATCTCAGGCAACAAGACCGGTGTGCTCTCCTCTGAGATAAGAGTGGTGTCTGATGAACTCAAATACGGTTCATCGCTTGCGGGGGCACTTGTCAGAATGGAGGAGCGTATCGGTCTTGTCTCGGTGAAGCGGGCCATCTCACTTCTGGTAAAAGCGAGCGAGGTGACTGATTACATCAGGGAAATTTTAACAATTGCAATAGCGGACCTCGAACATTATCTGAAGATGAAGTCAAAGCGGCTGAATGTTTCGTTCGTGTATCTGGCGGTAATCTATCTGTCGTTTGGTATCTATCTCTACTCGGCGTACCAGATGAACGTCGCGTTCATCTCCAGTTTTTCTGCGTATGATATCAGTTTTGATCTCACTTCGAACAAGACCGATATGTTTCACATCGGTATCATTCTTGCATTCTTCTCCGGCATTATGGCAGGCCAGCTCTCGGCGAACAGTATTCTCTGCGGGCTGAAACACTCGATCATTCTCCTCTCGGCAACGATTGTGATGTTTGTCTTTATTCTTTAG
- a CDS encoding type IV pilin N-terminal domain-containing protein yields the protein MSCDTSDNAITSVVGEMLILVLVIILVSLFATSAFNLLPGDRETVATVSMSHNDSHLIFWHKGGDWVDKKDLTITATPKAGGDRITLPIDEVSDYSGSPVEVFDLGGSITTKTENLSEGVVYEIRVTTPKNVIYAREFTR from the coding sequence ATGAGCTGCGATACATCTGACAATGCAATCACCTCGGTTGTGGGTGAGATGCTGATTTTAGTTCTGGTGATAATTTTAGTTTCACTGTTTGCAACGTCTGCGTTCAATCTTCTGCCTGGCGACCGCGAAACGGTCGCGACCGTTTCGATGAGCCACAATGATTCCCATCTGATCTTCTGGCACAAGGGAGGCGACTGGGTGGACAAAAAAGATCTGACGATTACGGCAACGCCGAAAGCCGGCGGTGATCGGATTACTCTTCCAATCGATGAAGTGTCTGATTACTCAGGAAGTCCGGTCGAGGTGTTTGATCTCGGCGGAAGCATCACCACAAAGACGGAAAATCTCAGTGAAGGAGTCGTCTACGAAATACGGGTCACAACCCCGAAGAATGTCATCTATGCAAGGGAGTTTACCCGATGA
- a CDS encoding type IV pilin N-terminal domain-containing protein, giving the protein MTRDSAVSPVVGVMLLLVLVIIFTAVLAAYAGGLAQTSAPSPSVEIAAGSSGSGEDFSLIFEHRGGEALPAADSKITAFIDSHESSFLASAIAEGSSWRAGEIVSTKNLTETASLLKISESQLTQYIKRSTPLELRIYHLPTNSILFKDTILLEEP; this is encoded by the coding sequence ATGACCCGCGACTCTGCCGTGTCTCCGGTTGTCGGCGTCATGCTGCTTCTTGTTCTCGTCATCATCTTCACTGCGGTTCTTGCTGCCTATGCAGGCGGCCTTGCCCAGACGTCAGCACCTTCTCCATCGGTTGAGATTGCCGCCGGTAGTTCTGGCAGCGGCGAAGATTTTTCTCTCATCTTCGAACATCGCGGAGGCGAGGCCCTTCCTGCTGCTGACTCCAAGATCACCGCATTCATCGACTCGCATGAGAGTTCCTTCCTGGCTTCCGCTATCGCCGAAGGCAGCAGCTGGCGTGCCGGAGAGATCGTCAGCACGAAAAATCTCACCGAAACTGCATCACTCCTCAAAATTTCCGAGAGTCAGCTCACCCAGTACATCAAACGCTCCACCCCTCTTGAGCTTCGCATCTATCATCTCCCTACCAACTCGATTCTCTTCAAAGACACCATCCTTCTGGAGGAACCATGA
- a CDS encoding type IV pilin gives MMKKTDSAVSEVVGVLLMLTITLILVSLVAVSMNSAVSSTEKPITATIIASGVHGKNITFENTAGDAFVLNQIELRLGIREYPSQYTTLRNTAEKERLISYSDSPTIALGDRFYIESEGGEKLRWGSFEISSGSHLTYRFYDLRTGSPISSGEISVP, from the coding sequence ATGATGAAAAAAACCGATTCCGCAGTCTCCGAGGTTGTCGGCGTTCTCTTAATGCTGACGATCACGCTCATTCTTGTGAGTCTTGTGGCCGTTTCCATGAACAGTGCGGTCAGCAGTACCGAAAAACCAATTACTGCTACGATCATCGCGTCAGGTGTTCACGGTAAAAACATCACCTTCGAAAACACTGCCGGCGATGCTTTTGTCCTGAATCAGATTGAACTTCGTCTCGGCATCCGCGAGTATCCTTCACAGTACACAACGCTCCGAAACACCGCCGAGAAAGAGCGGCTGATAAGTTACTCGGATTCTCCGACGATCGCCCTTGGCGACCGGTTTTACATTGAGTCAGAAGGGGGTGAAAAACTTCGGTGGGGTTCCTTTGAGATCTCTTCCGGCAGTCATCTGACGTACCGGTTCTATGATCTCCGGACCGGCAGCCCGATCTCCTCAGGTGAAATTTCTGTACCGTAA
- a CDS encoding ABC transporter substrate-binding protein yields the protein MKYIFLIVLILCLFAGTVNAEEWKPVSIVDDYGYVSQISSKPETIVSLAPTNTEILFALGLGDKVVGVTEYCSYPEEARTKPIVGGYSTINIEKIVAQNPDIIFGNTLNGKENIEHLRELGFTVICLNPDSVSGTYSAISTIGSAAGCPDVAESYILSMQKKIDNVTQSVGNTTTVPSVAHMLSVDPYWVSGNSTFQNELIELAGGKNIFSDVNGWGVVNIERLITADPDIILVSSGSGMGEDNGNVLLNTLVSDPRLSQLSAIKSNRLFVVDSDTFNRGGPRIVDALEELSVIIPSSGSGSPTPTTASGFGGLVLCIALAGIFLRRK from the coding sequence ATGAAGTATATATTTCTCATCGTCCTGATTCTCTGTCTATTCGCCGGAACCGTCAATGCAGAAGAGTGGAAACCCGTCTCCATTGTTGATGATTATGGATATGTTTCCCAGATATCTTCCAAGCCCGAGACTATCGTCTCTCTTGCACCCACAAATACAGAAATTCTCTTCGCCCTGGGCCTTGGAGACAAAGTGGTCGGTGTAACCGAGTACTGCAGCTATCCTGAGGAAGCAAGAACAAAACCGATTGTCGGTGGTTACTCAACCATCAACATCGAAAAAATTGTTGCACAAAATCCTGATATTATTTTTGGAAATACCCTCAATGGAAAGGAAAACATCGAACATCTGAGAGAACTTGGGTTTACGGTTATCTGCCTGAATCCTGACAGTGTTTCAGGAACATACTCGGCAATCAGTACCATTGGTTCTGCCGCCGGATGTCCCGATGTTGCAGAGAGCTACATTCTTTCCATGCAGAAAAAAATTGACAATGTTACTCAGTCGGTTGGAAACACTACTACGGTTCCGTCGGTTGCTCACATGCTGAGTGTTGATCCTTACTGGGTCTCGGGAAACTCCACATTTCAGAATGAACTGATTGAACTTGCCGGAGGAAAAAACATTTTTTCCGATGTGAACGGATGGGGCGTTGTGAATATTGAGCGGCTGATAACAGCAGATCCCGACATCATTCTCGTGAGTTCCGGATCCGGCATGGGTGAGGATAATGGAAATGTTCTCCTCAACACACTTGTATCAGACCCCCGTCTGTCCCAGTTGTCGGCGATAAAATCAAATCGTTTGTTTGTTGTGGATTCTGATACATTTAATCGCGGAGGCCCCCGCATTGTTGATGCTTTAGAAGAGCTCTCGGTCATCATCCCCTCTTCAGGCTCCGGCTCTCCGACTCCGACCACTGCATCCGGATTTGGAGGTTTGGTTTTGTGTATTGCTCTTGCAGGAATTTTTCTGCGGAGAAAATAA
- a CDS encoding sugar phosphate isomerase/epimerase, producing the protein MNRFGVSTNCRMADCLADVLEDFSLITNLVEIQCDANHSLFSHADICDSFDLRYTIHAPTGDGNIAIPFEPMRQASLEVLRETAVLGDRIGAEKLVIHPGFCLIDSDRPAAGDALSRSIIEIGKMQQDFSIKFVIENLGSWTCCYFQTPDLLEEIRSSGLGFALDVGHAHLTGTLFEFLDRQPDHFHLHDNHGTGDEHLACGTGSIDFSKVLPRIGSTTAIIEVAKMESVEKSLAYLNGLKK; encoded by the coding sequence ATGAACCGGTTTGGTGTCTCAACCAACTGCAGAATGGCAGACTGTCTTGCTGATGTTCTGGAAGATTTTTCCCTGATTACCAATCTTGTTGAGATTCAGTGTGATGCAAACCATTCGCTATTTTCTCATGCCGACATTTGTGACTCCTTTGATCTTCGGTACACAATCCATGCTCCGACCGGAGACGGAAATATTGCCATTCCGTTTGAACCCATGCGCCAGGCAAGTCTGGAAGTACTGCGGGAAACTGCTGTACTCGGCGACCGGATCGGGGCAGAAAAACTGGTGATTCATCCGGGATTCTGCCTGATAGACTCTGACAGACCCGCAGCAGGTGACGCATTATCCCGTTCGATCATAGAGATCGGAAAAATGCAGCAGGATTTTTCAATCAAGTTTGTCATAGAAAATCTCGGAAGCTGGACCTGCTGTTACTTTCAGACACCTGATCTTTTAGAAGAAATTCGGTCATCAGGTCTTGGGTTTGCCCTGGATGTTGGTCATGCCCATCTCACAGGAACACTTTTTGAATTTCTTGACAGGCAGCCGGATCATTTTCATCTGCATGACAATCATGGAACAGGAGACGAACATCTGGCATGTGGAACAGGCAGCATCGATTTTTCCAAAGTTCTTCCGAGGATAGGATCAACAACTGCGATTATCGAGGTTGCAAAAATGGAGTCTGTCGAAAAGAGCCTGGCATATCTCAATGGATTGAAAAAATAA
- a CDS encoding ABC transporter ATP-binding protein, which translates to MTPILRVKEIVAGYEDFTVIHNLSMTVEAGSFVGILGKNGCGKSTLLKTLSRILSPNQGTVYLNEHKLEEYDSRTFAKNLGCVRQETDVVFPFTVREIVLMGRHPYAGRLNPLSAEDLKIADEMMQITNTTHLAGRLITEVSGGERQRVLIARTLAQQPKILLLDEPTSHLDIQHQIEILSLIQNLTPKITVVGVFHDLNLAAQFCDRLILMGKGTILADGTPAEVLTTEMIGACFQVDMIACIHPNTGKPHLIPAYTGKEEQVSLRVHVISGGGTGTDLLHTLYSRGCQITAGVLAANDTDALTTRVLGIETVRETPFEKISDNSIDQVSQIIKDTDVIVVTGMPIGYGNLANLEILKETTKPVYFIGEIQDYTKGAAEEIKKDLIRKGAFTVSNIPELLSRILP; encoded by the coding sequence ATGACACCGATTCTTAGAGTGAAAGAAATCGTCGCCGGTTACGAAGATTTTACCGTTATTCACAATCTGTCCATGACGGTGGAGGCGGGATCTTTTGTCGGGATTCTCGGAAAAAACGGATGCGGAAAATCTACACTTCTCAAAACCCTGTCCAGGATTCTTTCGCCGAATCAGGGGACGGTGTATCTCAACGAACACAAGCTTGAGGAGTATGACTCCCGCACATTTGCAAAAAATCTCGGATGCGTCAGACAAGAAACAGACGTGGTGTTCCCGTTTACCGTCCGGGAAATTGTTCTCATGGGACGCCATCCGTACGCAGGCCGCCTGAATCCGTTGTCAGCTGAAGATCTGAAGATTGCAGATGAGATGATGCAGATTACAAACACAACTCATCTTGCCGGTCGTCTGATAACCGAAGTATCAGGAGGAGAACGTCAGAGGGTACTGATAGCACGAACACTTGCCCAACAACCCAAGATTCTCCTGCTGGACGAACCAACCTCCCATCTGGATATCCAGCACCAGATCGAAATTCTGTCTCTCATTCAAAACCTCACCCCGAAAATTACCGTGGTCGGAGTGTTCCATGATCTTAACCTTGCTGCACAGTTTTGTGACCGGTTAATTCTGATGGGAAAGGGAACAATCCTTGCGGACGGAACTCCGGCAGAGGTGCTGACCACTGAAATGATTGGTGCCTGCTTTCAGGTGGACATGATTGCATGCATCCATCCAAATACCGGAAAACCTCATCTCATCCCTGCATATACCGGAAAAGAAGAACAGGTATCTCTCCGGGTCCATGTTATCTCGGGCGGCGGAACAGGAACTGATCTGCTGCATACCCTGTACTCCCGCGGTTGTCAGATAACAGCAGGAGTACTTGCTGCAAATGACACGGATGCATTAACCACACGTGTACTGGGTATTGAAACAGTCCGGGAAACTCCCTTTGAAAAAATATCAGACAACTCAATCGATCAGGTATCACAGATCATCAAAGATACTGATGTGATAGTTGTTACCGGAATGCCGATCGGATATGGAAATCTCGCAAACTTGGAAATTCTCAAAGAGACAACAAAACCCGTCTACTTCATTGGAGAGATACAGGATTATACCAAGGGAGCCGCAGAGGAAATAAAAAAAGATCTGATCAGAAAAGGAGCTTTTACTGTCTCCAACATTCCTGAACTTTTATCCAGGATTCTTCCATGA
- a CDS encoding FecCD family ABC transporter permease gives MFHRSVVSLSLLFLTLLGSILVATCIGVSGLSIFSFDQDIMQKLILDVRLPRVLGAALVGMGLAAAGCVMQGLFRNPMADPYIIGTSSGGAIGAAAAIVFLGGLGILVFAFLGATASTVLVYSLAVRNGRVSVETLLLCGVAVSLFLSAVLSFLMYISGNSLQQIVFWTMGGLWNIHWNSVYLALLIPLACILVFFFSRDLNIMALGEEDAVHLGVNTEKTKRILLLASAFISAIAVSIAGCIGFIGLIVPHIMRTVLGPDHRTLIPGSMMAGALLLIWADTVARTLPAEVPVGIITAFFGAPFFIYLLRRRTRS, from the coding sequence ATGTTCCACCGGTCGGTTGTTTCCCTCTCTCTCCTGTTTCTCACACTTCTTGGGAGTATTCTTGTTGCCACCTGCATCGGGGTTTCCGGGCTGTCTATCTTCAGCTTTGATCAGGACATTATGCAAAAACTGATCTTAGATGTGCGGCTTCCCCGAGTGCTGGGAGCTGCACTTGTCGGAATGGGACTTGCAGCAGCCGGATGTGTCATGCAGGGATTGTTTCGCAATCCCATGGCTGACCCGTACATTATTGGAACATCGTCGGGTGGAGCTATTGGGGCTGCAGCAGCAATTGTATTTCTCGGAGGACTGGGCATCCTTGTGTTTGCATTTCTCGGAGCCACAGCGTCAACAGTACTTGTCTACAGTCTCGCCGTAAGAAACGGAAGAGTATCAGTAGAGACGCTGCTTCTTTGCGGAGTTGCAGTCTCCCTCTTCCTCTCCGCAGTACTGTCCTTTCTCATGTACATCTCAGGAAACAGTCTTCAGCAGATTGTATTCTGGACGATGGGAGGATTATGGAACATTCACTGGAACAGCGTGTATCTCGCACTGCTGATTCCGCTGGCCTGTATTCTGGTATTTTTCTTTTCCCGCGACCTGAACATCATGGCTCTGGGAGAAGAAGATGCAGTACATCTTGGTGTCAATACAGAGAAAACCAAACGGATTTTGTTACTGGCTTCGGCATTTATTAGTGCAATTGCCGTTTCCATTGCAGGGTGTATAGGATTTATCGGACTTATCGTCCCTCATATCATGCGAACGGTTCTTGGTCCTGATCACCGGACTCTCATTCCCGGGTCCATGATGGCCGGCGCTCTTCTGCTAATCTGGGCAGACACAGTGGCAAGAACACTTCCGGCAGAAGTTCCCGTCGGCATTATCACCGCATTTTTCGGAGCTCCGTTCTTCATTTATCTCCTCAGACGGAGGACGCGATCATGA
- a CDS encoding DUF364 domain-containing protein, which yields MWKIYDEIIAGIPAECTVDDLINGCYTSFVRSGSGAGTAGLIPIDSRPGLLRRELGMPLRELAEAVKSWNYVEASIGLAAINAYYNNPEVTTSNGVELSASRITEDRKNDPFIMSQNRIKNKKVCVVGHFPHLEQLFAPVCDLSIVEMTPGPEDYPEPASDYLIPEADFVFITCASIIYKTLPRYLKLAKDAENVVIVGPSTPLAPTLFEFGVDDISSFVIRDADHAKRIVQGLDMDRIYSTGQKVSWKRENSDEEICP from the coding sequence ATGTGGAAAATTTACGATGAAATTATTGCAGGGATTCCCGCGGAATGCACTGTTGACGATCTGATTAACGGCTGCTACACCTCTTTTGTCAGAAGCGGCAGCGGTGCCGGAACTGCAGGACTGATCCCTATCGACAGCCGTCCAGGGCTCCTGCGCCGCGAACTTGGCATGCCGCTTCGTGAGCTTGCCGAGGCGGTGAAATCCTGGAACTATGTGGAGGCATCAATCGGCCTTGCGGCGATCAATGCCTATTACAATAATCCGGAAGTAACAACCTCGAATGGCGTCGAACTTTCGGCATCCAGAATCACCGAGGACCGGAAAAATGATCCCTTCATCATGTCCCAGAACAGGATCAAAAACAAAAAAGTCTGTGTCGTCGGCCACTTTCCGCATCTGGAACAGTTGTTTGCACCGGTTTGTGATCTTTCGATTGTTGAAATGACGCCGGGACCCGAGGATTATCCGGAACCAGCGAGTGATTATCTGATACCGGAGGCTGACTTCGTGTTCATTACCTGCGCAAGCATCATCTACAAAACCCTGCCAAGATATCTGAAGCTGGCAAAAGATGCGGAGAACGTGGTTATCGTGGGCCCTTCAACACCTCTTGCTCCAACACTTTTCGAGTTCGGCGTTGATGACATCTCCTCGTTTGTGATTCGTGATGCAGATCATGCAAAAAGGATTGTACAGGGACTGGATATGGACAGAATCTACTCCACCGGTCAGAAGGTCAGTTGGAAAAGGGAGAATTCGGATGAAGAAATTTGTCCGTAA
- a CDS encoding ATP-binding cassette domain-containing protein: MTEDLYEIIAGTTLGKLLASHPVAADFFVNYNLQNLKSDLPLSEALDYADENTLIDFGLDKATVLDQLVRFLQTVAEEKQTAAVEEITILGGQTKSGEAEEFTLSIKPGEIVSIVGPTGSGKSRLLADIECLAQRDTPTKRLILVNGKTLEDEERFAMDGRLVAQLSQNMNFVMDLSVEEFLEMHAKSRLHPEPERVAAECFAAANELAGEKFTPDTKVTQLSGGQSRALMIADTACMSASPIVLIDEIENAGVDRRQAIRMLAKNEKIVLISTHDPLLALIAGKRLVIKNGGVHAVIETTPEERESLAKIEMLDNTLQSIRNRLRTGGRITPDTI, from the coding sequence ATGACCGAAGATCTCTATGAAATCATCGCAGGAACAACCCTTGGAAAACTTCTTGCGAGCCATCCGGTTGCCGCAGATTTCTTCGTCAACTACAATCTGCAGAATCTGAAGAGTGATCTTCCGCTCAGCGAAGCCCTGGATTATGCAGATGAAAACACCCTCATCGACTTCGGGCTGGACAAAGCAACCGTACTCGATCAGCTTGTCCGGTTTCTCCAGACCGTTGCAGAGGAGAAACAGACCGCAGCGGTTGAGGAGATCACCATCCTCGGCGGCCAAACAAAATCCGGAGAGGCCGAGGAGTTCACGCTCTCGATAAAACCTGGCGAGATCGTAAGCATCGTCGGGCCTACGGGATCAGGGAAAAGCAGACTTCTTGCAGACATTGAATGTCTTGCCCAGCGAGACACTCCGACAAAACGTCTGATCCTTGTCAACGGAAAAACCCTTGAGGATGAGGAGCGGTTTGCGATGGACGGACGACTCGTCGCCCAGCTTTCGCAGAACATGAACTTCGTGATGGACCTCTCGGTCGAAGAATTCCTGGAGATGCATGCAAAAAGCAGACTGCATCCCGAGCCCGAAAGGGTCGCAGCCGAATGTTTTGCTGCGGCAAACGAACTCGCCGGAGAAAAGTTTACACCCGATACCAAAGTCACGCAGCTTTCCGGCGGACAGTCGAGAGCTCTGATGATTGCAGACACTGCATGCATGAGTGCGTCCCCGATCGTTTTGATCGATGAGATCGAGAACGCCGGTGTTGACCGGAGGCAGGCGATTCGCATGCTCGCGAAAAACGAAAAAATTGTTCTCATCTCAACGCATGATCCCCTCCTCGCCTTAATAGCAGGAAAGCGGCTTGTGATCAAAAACGGCGGGGTTCACGCAGTCATCGAAACAACTCCTGAGGAACGCGAGAGCCTTGCAAAAATTGAGATGCTGGACAACACGCTGCAGTCCATCAGAAACAGACTGCGGACCGGAGGGAGAATCACTCCTGATACAATTTGA